In Oscillatoria acuminata PCC 6304, a single window of DNA contains:
- a CDS encoding pyruvate kinase codes for MQTLISEPLQLPIPELSNPEDLLNALLKLRETVEDEGRELFEQWRPGIQRRSFLISGLNFAYYLALRRQDLRDLQMALTPWGLSSLGRSEARVLPNLDAAIATLGAVCNRDPATLPKRPPLRAFFRGDRILNYRARAVFGSPSPSRRVRIMVTLPTEAAENYELVRDLLTQGANCLRINCAHDTPVEWEKMLGFIRRAEAETGYSCKVYFDLSGPKIRTGKLITSDKKKRLFLGDRFVLSAHKPKSQQQISNISCTLPEAIAALKEGDPVWIDDGKLGAIVDSILPEGVLLRVIHTRPQGEKLKTDKGINFPGTVLPLSSLTDKDLQDLDFVAKHADIVGYSFVQTAEDMRRLQEELRVRSPEKARTLAIVAKIETQEAVRNLPELIVQGASKQPFGVMIARGDLAVELGFQRLAEIQEEILWLCEAAQVPVIWATQVLESLAKTGIPSRAEITDAAMAERAECVMLNKGPFILEAVQILDDVLMRMQAHQSKKTPQLRALRSW; via the coding sequence ATGCAAACTTTAATTTCTGAACCGCTACAACTGCCAATTCCTGAGTTATCCAATCCAGAAGACTTGTTGAATGCTTTACTCAAACTCCGGGAAACAGTTGAGGATGAGGGTCGAGAACTGTTTGAACAGTGGCGTCCGGGAATTCAAAGACGGTCATTTTTAATTAGTGGGCTGAATTTTGCCTATTATTTAGCCTTGCGACGGCAGGATTTACGCGATTTACAAATGGCGTTAACTCCCTGGGGATTATCCTCTCTCGGACGCAGTGAGGCGCGGGTTTTGCCGAATTTAGATGCAGCGATCGCCACGTTAGGGGCTGTCTGCAATCGTGACCCCGCAACCTTACCGAAACGCCCTCCCTTACGGGCATTCTTCCGAGGCGATCGCATCCTCAACTATCGCGCCCGCGCCGTCTTTGGTTCCCCCTCCCCCAGTCGCCGCGTCCGAATTATGGTCACTCTCCCCACGGAAGCGGCTGAAAACTATGAATTAGTCCGAGATTTACTCACTCAAGGCGCGAATTGTCTGCGGATTAATTGCGCCCATGATACCCCCGTGGAATGGGAAAAGATGCTGGGTTTCATTCGTCGTGCCGAAGCAGAAACCGGCTATTCTTGCAAAGTTTATTTTGATTTAAGCGGTCCCAAAATTCGCACGGGCAAGTTAATCACATCGGATAAAAAAAAGCGTTTGTTTCTAGGCGATCGCTTTGTTTTATCGGCCCATAAACCCAAATCCCAACAGCAAATATCGAATATAAGCTGTACCTTACCCGAGGCGATCGCAGCCTTGAAAGAAGGTGATCCAGTCTGGATTGATGATGGCAAACTTGGCGCAATCGTTGACTCTATTCTGCCCGAGGGCGTTCTGCTGCGCGTGATCCACACCCGTCCCCAAGGAGAAAAACTCAAAACTGATAAAGGCATTAATTTTCCAGGGACAGTTTTACCCTTAAGTTCCCTCACCGATAAAGATTTACAGGATTTGGATTTTGTCGCCAAACACGCAGATATTGTCGGCTATTCTTTTGTGCAAACTGCCGAAGATATGCGGCGATTACAAGAGGAGTTAAGAGTGCGATCGCCCGAAAAAGCCCGCACTTTGGCGATCGTTGCCAAAATCGAAACCCAAGAAGCCGTCCGAAATCTCCCCGAATTAATCGTCCAAGGGGCCAGTAAACAACCCTTTGGGGTGATGATTGCCCGAGGGGATTTAGCGGTGGAACTTGGGTTTCAACGATTGGCAGAAATTCAAGAGGAAATTCTCTGGTTATGTGAAGCGGCACAAGTTCCAGTAATTTGGGCAACCCAAGTCCTCGAAAGCCTTGCCAAAACTGGGATTCCCTCTCGGGCAGAAATTACCGATGCGGCAATGGCGGAACGCGCGGAATGCGTGATGCTGAATAAAGGGCCGTTTATTTTGGAGGCGGTGCAGATTTTAGATGATGTCTTGATGCGGATGCAGGCGCATCAGTCGAAGAAGACCCCTCAACTCCGGGCATTGCGATCGTGGTAA